Within Synechococcus sp. NB0720_010, the genomic segment GAAACTGCAGTTGAGTAACACTTCTGATCTGGCGCCGTAATTAAGTTTACCGTCTTTTGATTATTGACCAACCTTTTTATATCGCTCAGATTTGACCACGTACTGGTCTCCAGACTCAATCAGCATGAGTTGAATGACTCCACCTGAGACCAACCTACCCCTAAACGCCCCACGCTCTACCGTTTCTGCTAACCCAATCTGACAGCTACCAGCATCTATGACGCCAACCACACGTTCGCGGTCCGCCTTTGTTTTAACGCCATCTTTGGTAAATCCATAGCTATTGAGAGACTGCCATGATCGCCACCCACTAATTACACCATTTTTATCAACCTTTAAATCTAACTTGGATGATCCCATTGTAGACCCTAACCTGTTAACACCTTTTCCTTCCCCAATGTAGGAGCCAGATAGCCGTGTCAGATCGGATGGAGCACTGCATAGCGGCCCGTCAGGGCGAACTTGATTGCCACTAGAGCATGCGGCCAGGGCAGCAACCACAACTGGCATTACAAAAGACTTTCTCTTCATGCTTGATTCGCGGCTGCCAATTATGGCGCATTCATCTCCGACTTGCAACAAATAAGCCAGGCTTTCTTGGTGATTGATGCTTTCATGAATCAAATCTAGCCGTCGCTGAACAACTCAAGTCACGGACTCAGAGCAAGGAATTGAACTTCGTCGTTGTTAGGCAGATAGAGGATGGCGATCTGACAACTGGACTAGAGAGCAGCGGTAGTGCCGCTGACGTTCTGCTGCCGGAGTAGAGAAGTAGCCAGTGACGATTTAGCGGGAGTGTGAGCCCTAGAACAGAGTCGTAGCTAGAGACGCTGAATAAAGACTCTGCTCAAGTTTTACACGTTGAAGAGGAACTCCATCACGTCACCTTCTTCAACGACGTACTCCTTCCCTTCAGCGCGCAGCCAACCTTTATTACGGGCTTCAGAGAGTGAACCCGCTTCAAGCAACTGCTTGTAGCCAATGGTCTGGGCCCGAATAAAGCCGCGTTCGAAGTCGGTATGAATCACACCAGCGGCCTGGGGAGCGGTCATGCCGGCTTTGATCGTCCAGGCACGGGTTTCCTTTTCACCGGTCGTGAAATAGGTCCGCAGGCCCAGCAGGCTGTAGGTGGCCCGGATCAGGCTCTGCAGACCACCCTCTTCAACGCCCAGTCCTTCCAGGAATTCAGCACGGTCCTCTTCAGGCAGCTCAATCAGTTCCGCCTCCACCTGCGCGGAGATACGCACGGTTCCTGCACCCTCTTTCTCCGCCAAGACCGCGACTTCCTCGCAGTAGGCATTGCCACTTGAGAGGTCGTCTTCGCTGACGTTGGTGGCGTAGATGATTGGATTGGCCGTCAGCAAGCCCAGGGGCTTGATCATCGCGGCCTCTTCTTCGCTGAGGCTGACGCTGCGGGCGGCACCGCCCTGCTCCAGCACCGCCTGGATACGCTCAAGCGCCTCGTCTTCGGCCTGGGCTTCTTTGCTGGTACGCGCTTGCTTTTTCAGACGCTCGCGCCGCTTCTCCACCTGGGACAGGTCCGCCAGGCCCAGCTCAAGGTTGATCACCTCGGCATCGCGGGCCGGTCCAACCGATCCACTCACGTGGATCACGTCGTCGTCCTCGAAGCAACGCACGACGTGGACGATGGCGTCCACTTCCCGGATGTTGGCCAGAAATTTGTTGCCCAGTCCTTCCCCTTGGCTGGCGCCCTTCACCAGGCCGGCGATATCGACAAACTCCACCCGCGTCGGGATGAGCTCCTTGCTCTTGCTCAGATCCGAAAGCTGCTGCAGACGGGGATCTGGAACCGCCACCACACCGGAGTTCGGCTCAATCGTGCAAAAGGGGTAGTTGGCGGCTTCGGCTTGAGCATTGGCCACCAAGGCGTTGAACAGGGTCGACTTGCCCACATTGGGCAGCCCCACGATTCCGGCTTTAAGCATCGATGAAATCTACGGTTTGCCCTCGATGGCGGTGATCCCTCCCTGACCGAACCCCCGCCCGCTGCCCGCCACCAGGAAGACTGGGGTGACACCGGGAGCCAGGCAGGTCAACGCGATGCTCCAAGACCGTCGTCGAAAACAACCTGTTGCGACCTGGCTGCAAGGCAACACCTTGAGCCTCAAGAGACTGGCGGCTGATCGCCCCTGGCTGGCCCGTCGTCGCTTCTGGGCCGCCGCCCTGGCCGGGACCGTTTTGATTGCCGGTGGAGCAACGGCGCTCAACCTCAGCCGTAGCGCCAAGCAAGCCCGCAGCCTGAGCACCTACACCTCAATCGCCGAGGAAGGCTCCCTGCCGGGCCTGATCACGGCCAGTGGCGAACTGGAGGCCTTCCGCCTGGTCAACGTCAGCCCCAAACGCCAAGGGGTACTCAAGACCCTTTATGTAGAAGAGGGCGACAGCGTCAAAGCCGGCCAGGCCCTGGCCCTGATGGATGGGGGTGACCTTCAGGACCGGCTCGAGGAGCTCTCCGCCCAACTGCAATCGGCCAAAGCCCAACAGGCGCGTAGCCAGAGCGAACTGCAACGCCGGGAAAACCTGGTGCGCAACGGCGCCATTAGCCAGGACAACTACAACAGCGCCAAGGCGGCCTACCTCGTCGACCGCGCCGCCGTCGAGGCTGCCCAACAGCGGCTGGAGCAGCGCGAGATGGAGCGCAGTGAATTGGTCGTCCGAGCGCCCTTTGCAGGAACCATCACCGCGCGGTTTGCCGACCCTGGGGCCTACGTGACCCCCACCACCTCGGCCTCCGCCTCCGCCGGTGCCAGCAGCTCCTCCATCGTCGAGTTAGCCCAGGGCCTCGAGGCCGTGGCCAAGGTGCCCGAAAGCGACATCGGTCGGATCAAGCTCGGACAAACCGGCTCGGTGCGCGTCGATGCCTTCCCGGACCGTCGCTTCAAGGCCCAGGTCCGTCAGATCGCTCCGCGCGCCGCCAAGCTCAACAACGTCACCTCCTTTGAGGTCACCCTGAAGTTCGTCGAGCCGGCGCCTGAACTGCGCATCGGCATGACCGCCGACATCGACTTCAACACCGGAAACCTCCCCCCGCGGACGCTGGTGCCAACCGTGGCGGTCGTGACCGAGCGGGGTAAGCCTGGTGTGCTGCTGGTGGGCCCGGGCAACCAGCCCAAGTTCCAAGCCGTGACCCTCGGAGCCAGTAGCGGCCGCAACACCCAAATCCTTGACGGCATTAAGCCCGGGACACGGGTCTTTATCGACCTGCCCCCCTGGGCAAAGCGCAAAGGCGATTCGAACTAAACCTGCGCCTCATCCGCCGCATGGCGGCGCTCGTTGAGGAAGCTGCGGCAGGCCTCCAGGATGCGCGTGCTGGCCTGGCCATCCCCGAAGGGGTTGTGCGCCCTGGACATCTCTTCGTAGGCCTCGGCGTCATCCAGAAGCAGCGAAGCCTCCCGGAGAATGTCAGCGGAATCCGTGCCGATCAGCTTGGCGGTGCCGGCATCCACGGCCTCGGGCCGCTCGGTGGTGCGCCGCAGCACCAAGACCGGCTTACCCAGGGCCGGAGCCTCCTCCTGCAGTCCACCGGAGTCCGTCAACAGAAGCGTCGCGCCGCGCATCGCCGCCACCAGACGGTCGTAGTCCAGCGGTTCGGTCAAGAACGCCCGGGGGTGATCGCCCAGGAGTGCCTGCAGGGGCTCCCGCACCGTTGGGTTGCGATGCAGCGGAAGCAGCAGCGCCGTATCGGGGTAGCGCTCCAGCACCGCCAAAAAGCCCTTGCCGATCTCCTGGAGCCGCTCGCCCCAGTTCTCCCTGCGGTGGACCGTCGCCAGGATCACCCGCTGCTTCTCAAAGTCCAACCCCGGCAGCTCAAACGGGGGAGCTTTTTTCGCCATCAACAACAGCGCATCAATCACCGTGTTTCCGGTGGTGATGGTTTGGCCCACCACCCCAGAGGCCGCAAGGTTGCGGGCCGAGACGTGGGTCGGAGCAAAGTGCAGCAAGGCCACCTGGGAGATCAGACGGCGGTTGGCCTCCTCGGGGTAGGGATCAAAAATATTGTCGGTGCGCAGGCCCGCTTCCACGTGGCCCACAGGGATTTGCTCGTAGAACGCCGCCAAAGCGGAAGCAAAGGCCGTCGTGGTGTCCCCCTGCACCAAGACCAAGTCAGGGGGGAACTGCTCAAACTCAGCCTTCAAGCCCTGCAGCGCCGCGCAGGTGATGTGGGTCAGGGTTTGCTTGGGGGCCATCAAGGCCAGGTCGTGGTCGGCCTGCAGGTCAAACAGGTCCATCACCTGGGTCACCATCTCCCGGTGCTGACCGGTCAGCACCACCCGGGTGTTGAAGTCATCGGACTGCTGGAAGGCCTGGATCACCGGAGCGAGCTTGATCGCCTCCGGACGGGTTCCCAACACGATGCAGACGTTGTGGGGAGCGCTCACTCAGGTGCCGTTGGCAGACCTCTGGATCCTAAAGATGGCGGGCAAAAAAGCTGCCCCTGGTCGGATTTGCAGCAACAGTGACGGCAGCGCGCCTGCGGGCCAGTGAGCAACAGTTCGCCCTTCCCCATCGGGCTGTTCCCAGAGCAGGCAACGGCAGCAGCAGAAAGCCCGACTAAGCCACTGGATGGAGCCCTCCAAGGGCAGCAACCCAGCTCACTCGAAGGCATCGTCAAACTTGCTGCGGAGCAGGGCTTCTCCGATGTCCACCTTGGGGTGGGCGAGGAACCCCGCTACCGCGATCGCGGCGAGATGCTGCGCACGGGCTGGCCCGTCACCGATGTCGCGGGCTTCCAGCACTGGCTCAGAGAAATGCTGAGCCCAGCTCAGATCGATGCCTTCCAGCGGGACAAGGAATTTGATGGCTCCCACGCCTTCCCCTTCGTCAGGGTCCGCATCAACCTCCTGGACTCCCTGCGGGGACCCGCGATGGTGCTGCGGCTGATTCCGCAAACCATCGCCAGCCTTGAGGAGCTCCAGCTCCCCCCAGTGCTGCAGGAGCTGGCCTCCAAACCCAAGGGCCTTGTTCTGATCACAGGTCCCACCGGGTCAGGCAAGAGCACAACCCTCGCCGCGATGATCGATTGGATCAATCGCAACCGGGCCTGTCACATCCTCACGATTGAGGACCCGGTGGAATTTGTGCACCGCAGCCAGCAGTCCTTGATTCGCCACCGCGAAGTCGGGCAGCACACCAAGCACTTTCCGAGTGCCCTCAGGGCTGCCCTCAGGGAAGACCCCGACGTGATCCTGATTGGGGAAATTCGCGACGGCGAGACCCTGACCACTGCCCTTGAGGCATCCCAGACCGGTCACCTGGTCTTCGGCACCCTGCACACCAATTCGGCCGTCAAAACCGTCGAGCGGGTTCTGGGGATGGTTCCGCCCCAGGACCAAGGCAGTCTGCGGCGCTCCCTGGCGGAAAGCCTGCTCGGGGTGGTCGCCCAAGGGCTGATCAAAACGAGCGACGGCAAACGCGCCGCCTTTCACGACATCTTGATCAACACCGACGCCTGCAAGGACTACCTCGAGCGCGGTGAGCTTGAAGAGATCGAATCGATCATGGCCCGCAGCGGCTTTGATGGCATGCAAACCGCCAATCAGGCCCTAATCGCCTTGGTGGAAGGGGGAAGGGCTTCAGCCGAGGCGGCCCTCGCCCAAAGCCTCAAGCCCAACGAACTTGGCCAAGCCCTGCGGGGCAAGGACTAGACCTTGCCGGCGAGGCGGGCAATCAGCAAGACACTCAAGCCAACGGAGAGGCCCACCATCGCCATGCGGCCGTTCCAGATTTCAGCCTGAGGCGTAAAGCCGCGCTTCCACTGGTTCAGCTCCTCAGGAGCCGCTTCAACAACCTGGTCTGGGGTAGGGGCGGAGTCTGCAGTGGCCATCGCCTCTGCCTTCAAACTCCAAGCAGCCTACGGAAATCAGAAGGGCGCCTGGGGTTCATAAAGAACCGGAGCCTGCTCGAGGGGCAGCCTGGGCGTCACAGCCAACTCGATCGAGCTTTGTGCGCCAGCACGGAAGCGCTGTTCGGCCGCCACACCGATCATTGCGGCGTTATCGGTGCAGTAGGCCAGAGGCGCTACCCGCCACTCGAGCGCAAGCGCCTGGCAACGCTCCTCCAACCGCGCGCGCAAACGCTGGTTTGCCGCGACTCCACCCACCATGACGATGGTCTTCAGTCCCTGATCGCGGGCGCAGCGGGTCGTGCGCTCGACCAGGACGTCGGCGACCACCTGCTCAAAGCTCGCCGCCACATCCGCCAAGGGAAACGGCTCACCGCCGGCGGCTTCCTCGGCCCGCAGTTGATTGACCAGCCGCAGAACCGCCGTCTTGAGACCGCTAAAGCTGAAGTCGTAGGGATGGAAGCCCCCTTCGGGCCGTGACACCCGGCCCTTGGGAAGGCTGAAACGCTTGGAATCGCCACTGGCAGCGGCGGCCTGAACGGCCGGGCCTCCCGGATAGCCCAACCCCAACAGACGGGCGACCTTGTCAAAGGCCTCACCGGCGGCGTCATCGCGACTGCGAGCAAGACGCGTGTAGTCACCAGGACCATCCACACGGATCATCTCGGTGTGCCCACCGCTGACCAGAAGCACCAAATAGGGTCCCGGCGGCAGGGGATCTCCCAGCTGGACCGAGCAGAGGTGCCCCTCCAGGTGATGGACCCCCAGAAACGGTTTTCCGTGTAGGCGAGCCAGACTCCGCCCGGTCACCGATCCGATCAACAGCGCACCGACCAACCCGGGGGCCGCGGTCGCGGCGATGGCATCGAGCTCCTGGTAACTGACGCCGCTCTGCGCCATCACCTGTTCAATCAGATGGGGCAGCGCCTCCACATGGCGTCTGGAGGCGATTTCCGGAACGACGCCACCCCAACGGGCGTGCTCCTCCATTTGCGTTGCAACCGCGCTCGCGAGCACCGTTTGATTACAAACAACGGCTGCGGCTGACTCGTCACAACTTGTTTCGAGGGCCAGCAGCGTGGGCATTAGGTCTGGAGAGCTCTCTTACTGTCCGTAAGTGACATCCTGCCGTGCAGCAGCTGGACCTGACGATGCGCCGCCTTTTTGCAGTTCTCATTTCTGCCCTGCTGATCTTCGGCTTCGCCCCCGTGGCGAAAGCTGATGTTGCAGGCCTGACCCCCTGCGCTGAAAGCGCACGCTTCCAATCCCGGGCCGCCGCCGCCTCCACCCCCCAGGCCAAGGCGCGCTTCGAGATGTACAGCCAGGCCTCCTGCGGCGCTGATGGCCTGCCCCACCTGATCGTGGATGGTCGCCTCAGCCACGCTGGTGACTTCATCATCCCCGGCATCGCCTTCCTCTACATCGCGGGTTGCATCGGCTGGGCTGGTCGCAACTACCTGATGGCCATCCGTGGCAGCAAGGACGCCGCCATGAAGGAAATCCAGATCGACCTTTCTCTGGCCTTCAAGAGCACCCTGGCTGCAGCCACTTGGCCCATCGCTGCCTTCGCTGAACTCAGCGGCGGCAAGCTGACCGAATCCGACGACAAGATCACCGTCTCCCCCCGCTGATCGCGGCGGGTTATCTCCACTCTTTCAACGTCATTCCGATGAAAAAGTTCCTGACCACTGCCCCGGTCTTCGCCGCGATCTGGTTCACCGTCACCGCTGGCATCCTGATCGAATTCAACCGCTTCTTCCCCGATCTCCTCTTCCACCCGATGTGATCGGCAGTTGCCATTGAGAAAGGCCCCAATCGGGGCCTTTTTTATTGCCCAGCGCCCCTAGCCAAGCCCCATCAACTGCTCCAGCTGCTGCAAGGCCTCCGTCAGATCGCCATTGACGATCACCGCATCGAATTCGGACTCGGCCTGCAGCTCCACCCGGGCTCGCTCAAGCCGCCGAACAATGGCCTCCTCGCTATCGGTGCCCCGTCCGCGTATGCGCCGCTCGAGCTCCTCAAAGGAGGGGGGCTTGATGAAGATCTGGAAACCGCTGGGGAAGCTGCGGCGCACCTGACGCGCCCCTTCCAACTCGATCTCCAGCAGGACTGGCCGGCCCGCTTGAAGCTGAGCCTCCACGGGCTCTCGGGGGGTGCCGTAGCAGTTACCGGCGAACTCGGCCCACTCGAGCAAGCCCCCTTGGGAGACCTTGGCGTCGAAATCAGCACGGTTCAAAAAGAAATAGCTCGTGCCCTCCACCTCACCGCTGCGGGGGGAGCGGGTGGTCGCTGAAATCGAAAGCCAGATCTCGGGATGACGCTCCAGCAGGGCAGTCACCAAGGTCCCCTTGCCGACTCCACTGGGGCCCGTGATCAGAAACAACCGGCCGCTGGAGGAGGGCTCTTCCGCCATTAGGACTCAACCATGGCCCTGCAGAGTAAGAGTGCCTCCGCAGCGAATCGGCGCAGACCATGGCCGCCCAGTCCCTCCAGGCCATGGACCTCACCAGCCTTCGTGCGGTGTTGGCGGAACTGCGGCCGCAACTGGTGCCCAGCCGCTTTGAGAAAGCCCAACAGGCCGACGGGCAGACCCTTCACCTGGGGTTCCGCACGCTGGAGCGGCGGCTCTGGCTCGAGCTCAGCTGGCTGGCCGAAGCACCGCGCCTGCTGGAGATCCCGCCTCCTCCCAAACAGGGCGATGGCAGCACCCTGGCGCAACAGCTCCAGCACGGACTGAGCGGGCTAGCGCTCACCGGCCTCCAACAAGACGGTTGGGAGCGGGTGGTGGAACTGGACTTCGCCACCAGGCCGGGGGAGCCGGCCCAGCGGAGCCTGGTCCTGGAGTTAATGGGACGCCACAGCAATGTCTTCCTGCTGGATCAAGACCGCAGGGTCGTGGCCGTGGCCCGGCAGGTCCGCGATAACCAGTCCCGCCTAAGGCCGATCAGCACAGGCGATCTCTACAGCGCCCCACCGCCCATGGGCGGTCGCTGCCCCAGCCGCAGCGAGAGCTTTGAGCACTGGAAAAGCGAACTGCAACTGCTGCCGCTGCCGCTAAAACGCGCCCTGCCCAGCGCCTATCAAGGCATCAGCCCAGCGCTCGCGCGCCAATTGGTCGCGGGACTCGGCGATGACCTACTCGATCAACCCGCACAGGGCCTCAGCCCGGTGACCTGGGACCAGCTCTGGCAGCGCTGGCAGCTCTGGCTCGAGGCCCTGGAGGAGGAACGTTTCGTATTCCGCCTGGACGAGGGCGGGGGGTATTGCTGTTGGAGCAGCGAGCGCGCACCAGAGCAGCCAGACAGCCTCAACGCCCAGCTCGCGAGCTATCACCGCGATCGCTTACAAGCCAGGGCCTTCCAACAGCGGCAGCAGGCCCTCAAGCAGCGGCTCGAGCGGGCCTTGGAGCGCGAACGGCAGCAACAGCAGCAACAG encodes:
- a CDS encoding NFACT family protein; its protein translation is MAAQSLQAMDLTSLRAVLAELRPQLVPSRFEKAQQADGQTLHLGFRTLERRLWLELSWLAEAPRLLEIPPPPKQGDGSTLAQQLQHGLSGLALTGLQQDGWERVVELDFATRPGEPAQRSLVLELMGRHSNVFLLDQDRRVVAVARQVRDNQSRLRPISTGDLYSAPPPMGGRCPSRSESFEHWKSELQLLPLPLKRALPSAYQGISPALARQLVAGLGDDLLDQPAQGLSPVTWDQLWQRWQLWLEALEEERFVFRLDEGGGYCCWSSERAPEQPDSLNAQLASYHRDRLQARAFQQRQQALKQRLERALERERQQQQQQQALLDQVGNSTGLQEQADALLCQANPSRDTVNEAQKLYKKARRLRRSVAAITPRLAQHQQQLEQLEASLTFLELIQLECQWDPANGLLQLQALEEDSERLWQRQPSNRKERRRAQEDPSPLSVTSPRGLTIQVGRNHRQNEWISLQQARKGDLWFHAQECPGSHVVLKSSVAPAEDSDLQAAASLAAHFSRARGNRQVAVVMTPCEQLQRIPGAGPGTVRHRGGEVLWADPDAAEALLRGKPLSLSGEQQS
- a CDS encoding type IV pilus twitching motility protein PilT; this encodes MSNSSPFPIGLFPEQATAAAESPTKPLDGALQGQQPSSLEGIVKLAAEQGFSDVHLGVGEEPRYRDRGEMLRTGWPVTDVAGFQHWLREMLSPAQIDAFQRDKEFDGSHAFPFVRVRINLLDSLRGPAMVLRLIPQTIASLEELQLPPVLQELASKPKGLVLITGPTGSGKSTTLAAMIDWINRNRACHILTIEDPVEFVHRSQQSLIRHREVGQHTKHFPSALRAALREDPDVILIGEIRDGETLTTALEASQTGHLVFGTLHTNSAVKTVERVLGMVPPQDQGSLRRSLAESLLGVVAQGLIKTSDGKRAAFHDILINTDACKDYLERGELEEIESIMARSGFDGMQTANQALIALVEGGRASAEAALAQSLKPNELGQALRGKD
- a CDS encoding photosystem I reaction center subunit III, which codes for MRRLFAVLISALLIFGFAPVAKADVAGLTPCAESARFQSRAAAASTPQAKARFEMYSQASCGADGLPHLIVDGRLSHAGDFIIPGIAFLYIAGCIGWAGRNYLMAIRGSKDAAMKEIQIDLSLAFKSTLAAATWPIAAFAELSGGKLTESDDKITVSPR
- a CDS encoding high light inducible protein, whose amino-acid sequence is MATADSAPTPDQVVEAAPEELNQWKRGFTPQAEIWNGRMAMVGLSVGLSVLLIARLAGKV
- the wecB gene encoding non-hydrolyzing UDP-N-acetylglucosamine 2-epimerase, encoding MSAPHNVCIVLGTRPEAIKLAPVIQAFQQSDDFNTRVVLTGQHREMVTQVMDLFDLQADHDLALMAPKQTLTHITCAALQGLKAEFEQFPPDLVLVQGDTTTAFASALAAFYEQIPVGHVEAGLRTDNIFDPYPEEANRRLISQVALLHFAPTHVSARNLAASGVVGQTITTGNTVIDALLLMAKKAPPFELPGLDFEKQRVILATVHRRENWGERLQEIGKGFLAVLERYPDTALLLPLHRNPTVREPLQALLGDHPRAFLTEPLDYDRLVAAMRGATLLLTDSGGLQEEAPALGKPVLVLRRTTERPEAVDAGTAKLIGTDSADILREASLLLDDAEAYEEMSRAHNPFGDGQASTRILEACRSFLNERRHAADEAQV
- the psaJ gene encoding photosystem I reaction center subunit IX, which encodes MKKFLTTAPVFAAIWFTVTAGILIEFNRFFPDLLFHPM
- a CDS encoding efflux RND transporter periplasmic adaptor subunit, whose amino-acid sequence is MLQDRRRKQPVATWLQGNTLSLKRLAADRPWLARRRFWAAALAGTVLIAGGATALNLSRSAKQARSLSTYTSIAEEGSLPGLITASGELEAFRLVNVSPKRQGVLKTLYVEEGDSVKAGQALALMDGGDLQDRLEELSAQLQSAKAQQARSQSELQRRENLVRNGAISQDNYNSAKAAYLVDRAAVEAAQQRLEQREMERSELVVRAPFAGTITARFADPGAYVTPTTSASASAGASSSSIVELAQGLEAVAKVPESDIGRIKLGQTGSVRVDAFPDRRFKAQVRQIAPRAAKLNNVTSFEVTLKFVEPAPELRIGMTADIDFNTGNLPPRTLVPTVAVVTERGKPGVLLVGPGNQPKFQAVTLGASSGRNTQILDGIKPGTRVFIDLPPWAKRKGDSN
- the gmk gene encoding guanylate kinase, producing MAEEPSSSGRLFLITGPSGVGKGTLVTALLERHPEIWLSISATTRSPRSGEVEGTSYFFLNRADFDAKVSQGGLLEWAEFAGNCYGTPREPVEAQLQAGRPVLLEIELEGARQVRRSFPSGFQIFIKPPSFEELERRIRGRGTDSEEAIVRRLERARVELQAESEFDAVIVNGDLTEALQQLEQLMGLG
- the tsaD gene encoding tRNA (adenosine(37)-N6)-threonylcarbamoyltransferase complex transferase subunit TsaD; translated protein: MPTLLALETSCDESAAAVVCNQTVLASAVATQMEEHARWGGVVPEIASRRHVEALPHLIEQVMAQSGVSYQELDAIAATAAPGLVGALLIGSVTGRSLARLHGKPFLGVHHLEGHLCSVQLGDPLPPGPYLVLLVSGGHTEMIRVDGPGDYTRLARSRDDAAGEAFDKVARLLGLGYPGGPAVQAAAASGDSKRFSLPKGRVSRPEGGFHPYDFSFSGLKTAVLRLVNQLRAEEAAGGEPFPLADVAASFEQVVADVLVERTTRCARDQGLKTIVMVGGVAANQRLRARLEERCQALALEWRVAPLAYCTDNAAMIGVAAEQRFRAGAQSSIELAVTPRLPLEQAPVLYEPQAPF
- the ychF gene encoding redox-regulated ATPase YchF gives rise to the protein MLKAGIVGLPNVGKSTLFNALVANAQAEAANYPFCTIEPNSGVVAVPDPRLQQLSDLSKSKELIPTRVEFVDIAGLVKGASQGEGLGNKFLANIREVDAIVHVVRCFEDDDVIHVSGSVGPARDAEVINLELGLADLSQVEKRRERLKKQARTSKEAQAEDEALERIQAVLEQGGAARSVSLSEEEAAMIKPLGLLTANPIIYATNVSEDDLSSGNAYCEEVAVLAEKEGAGTVRISAQVEAELIELPEEDRAEFLEGLGVEEGGLQSLIRATYSLLGLRTYFTTGEKETRAWTIKAGMTAPQAAGVIHTDFERGFIRAQTIGYKQLLEAGSLSEARNKGWLRAEGKEYVVEEGDVMEFLFNV